In a single window of the Methanosarcinales archaeon genome:
- the htpX gene encoding zinc metalloprotease HtpX codes for MRKWKTDWGLQSRMFFTMFLLFLVYMFFLVFLSFQGAGMNVMLIFIGVFMFLQFFMSDKLVLWSMGAKIVSESEEPKLHETITRLCAIADLPKPKVAVVHSSVPNAFATGRSPSKAVVAVTTGIMQTLNQSELEAVLAHELSHVKNRDVMVMTIASFLSTVAFFLVRYLLFFGGGSRNRESGGIMAAWFVSILVWLISLMLIRTLSRYREFSADRGAALITGTPSNLASALMKISGIMPRIPKDDLRKVEGMNAFFIIPAISGSSLMNLFSTHPSVEKRIAALENLEKELER; via the coding sequence ATGAGAAAATGGAAAACAGATTGGGGATTGCAAAGCAGGATGTTCTTTACCATGTTTTTGCTGTTTTTAGTGTATATGTTCTTCCTGGTATTTTTATCATTCCAGGGTGCGGGTATGAATGTAATGCTCATCTTCATAGGAGTATTCATGTTCCTTCAGTTTTTCATGTCAGATAAACTGGTTCTGTGGAGTATGGGAGCCAAGATAGTATCCGAAAGTGAAGAACCAAAACTTCATGAAACTATCACCCGGCTGTGCGCTATAGCTGATCTGCCAAAACCAAAAGTAGCTGTAGTCCACAGCTCAGTGCCAAATGCCTTTGCAACAGGCCGGAGCCCAAGTAAAGCCGTAGTAGCTGTTACTACTGGTATTATGCAGACTCTTAACCAGAGTGAACTGGAAGCAGTGCTTGCCCATGAACTGAGCCATGTAAAAAACAGGGATGTCATGGTAATGACCATTGCAAGCTTTCTGTCAACAGTGGCTTTTTTCCTTGTTCGGTATCTGCTGTTCTTCGGAGGGGGAAGCAGGAATAGAGAATCTGGTGGCATTATGGCAGCATGGTTTGTCTCGATCTTAGTCTGGTTAATCAGTTTAATGCTTATCAGGACACTTTCCAGATATCGTGAATTCTCAGCAGATAGAGGAGCTGCCCTTATTACGGGTACACCTTCTAATCTGGCGTCTGCTCTAATGAAGATCAGCGGCATTATGCCAAGGATACCAAAGGATGATCTGAGAAAGGTGGAAGGTATGAATGCATTCTTTATCATTCCTGCCATATCGGGTTCGTCTCTAATGAACCTGTTCTCAACCCATCCATCTGTTGAGAAACGTATTGCAGCACTGGAGAATCTGGAGAAAGAGTTGGAGCGTTAA
- a CDS encoding PspA/IM30 family protein: MGLLNRMGTVLKAKMNKIVGKMEDPGETLDYSYQKQLELLQNVKRGVAEVTTSKKRLELQKAKLNQNIDKLNGQARDAVKAGREDLARLALERKNGLVSQVQSLDQQIIDLNKEQEKLQATEKRLSAKVESFRTKKETIKAQYSAAEAQVKITESITGISEEMADVGLAVQRAEEKTENMKARSAALDELLEQGTLEDFTGKEDDIEKELAKISATSNIESELATLKEEVEK, encoded by the coding sequence ATGGGTTTATTGAATCGAATGGGGACCGTATTAAAAGCAAAAATGAACAAGATAGTTGGTAAAATGGAAGATCCCGGGGAAACCCTGGATTACTCTTACCAAAAACAGCTAGAATTATTGCAAAACGTTAAACGAGGTGTGGCAGAGGTTACTACTTCAAAGAAAAGGCTCGAGCTGCAAAAAGCAAAACTGAATCAGAACATTGACAAGCTGAACGGCCAGGCCAGGGATGCGGTGAAGGCAGGCAGGGAAGACCTGGCACGCCTTGCACTGGAAAGGAAGAACGGACTTGTGTCTCAGGTCCAGTCCCTTGACCAGCAGATCATAGATCTGAATAAGGAACAGGAAAAGCTCCAGGCCACAGAAAAAAGACTGTCTGCCAAGGTCGAGTCTTTCAGGACCAAAAAGGAGACCATCAAGGCCCAATACTCAGCAGCAGAAGCCCAGGTCAAGATCACTGAATCGATAACAGGTATTAGCGAAGAGATGGCAGATGTGGGACTGGCAGTACAAAGAGCTGAGGAGAAAACTGAGAATATGAAGGCACGCTCTGCCGCACTGGACGAACTTCTTGAACAGGGTACGCTGGAAGACTTTACCGGAAAAGAGGATGATATCGAAAAAGAACTTGCTAAGATCAGTGCAACAAGCAATATTGAATCTGAACTGGCAACCCTTAAAGAGGAAGTGGAAAAATGA
- a CDS encoding DUF1614 domain-containing protein, producing the protein MRGKIFRQDVQMFAFFGFMLLAFFYLSYTKTLGSEWQINSIVLFLILAGMLVLSATEIPIYRIRTKKPDFSDEKNELLSEFYSVPVAEEIETDSELVFDSSITLNVGGFILPLILAAYVAINETIKCPIFASLEILLIIVVVTHLLTEFKSGIGIVIPDYIGLVAIPFALILEPENAASIVLVSGVFGILVGIITSLFNINENTEGSAFINLGGVSNFRAIYITVLIASLLTYAPV; encoded by the coding sequence TTGCGTGGAAAGATATTTAGACAGGATGTGCAAATGTTTGCATTTTTCGGATTTATGCTTCTGGCATTTTTCTATTTAAGTTATACTAAAACACTTGGAAGTGAATGGCAAATCAATTCCATTGTACTTTTTTTGATCTTAGCTGGTATGCTGGTGTTATCTGCCACTGAGATACCCATATACCGCATTCGGACAAAAAAACCTGATTTTTCTGATGAAAAAAATGAACTTTTAAGCGAGTTCTATTCGGTCCCGGTGGCAGAGGAGATTGAAACTGACAGTGAACTCGTTTTTGATTCTTCCATCACCTTAAATGTAGGGGGTTTCATTCTGCCTCTGATACTGGCTGCTTATGTGGCGATAAATGAAACAATAAAATGTCCGATTTTTGCATCTCTGGAGATTCTTTTAATCATTGTTGTTGTAACTCACCTGCTAACAGAATTCAAAAGCGGGATCGGAATAGTAATCCCTGATTATATCGGTCTGGTGGCGATTCCGTTTGCTTTAATCCTGGAACCTGAAAATGCTGCATCAATTGTGCTTGTTTCAGGTGTGTTTGGCATTCTGGTAGGGATCATAACATCTCTATTTAATATAAACGAGAATACCGAAGGAAGCGCCTTTATAAATCTGGGTGGTGTGAGTAACTTCAGAGCTATATATATTACAGTGCTGATAGCATCATTGTTGACATATGCACCTGTATAA
- the eno gene encoding phosphopyruvate hydratase, translating to MVFEIEQVYAREILDSRGNPTVEVEVSTHCNDTRSRGFGRASVPSGASTGSNEALELRDKDKRYRGKGVLTAVHNVNSILGPEIIGMDVRLQREIDLSMIEIDGTDSKSNLGANAILGVSMAAARAAADSLKIPLYQYLGGTNSFTLPVPTLNVLNGGQHAGNDLAIQEFMIQPKGAETFHEAIRWAAETYHALGDILNKKYGSSATNVGYEGGYAPPVNQTSDALDAILEAIEEAGYTEDDITIGIDAAASSFYEDGIYHIDERELTSIELLDYYVDLVHTYPIILIEDAFQEEAFDDFAALTMELPDTIIVGDDLFVTNVERLNHGIEMGACNSLLLKLNQIGSISEAFDAATTAQRNGYSVVVSHRSAETEDNTISDISVALGAELIKTGAPARSERTAKYNQLMRIEEELGEAAFYVRI from the coding sequence TTGGTTTTTGAGATTGAACAGGTATATGCGAGAGAAATCCTGGATTCCAGGGGCAATCCAACCGTTGAGGTGGAGGTTTCAACACATTGCAATGATACACGGTCAAGAGGTTTTGGCAGGGCTAGTGTTCCCAGTGGTGCATCTACAGGTTCAAACGAAGCCCTTGAACTAAGAGATAAAGATAAGCGTTATCGTGGGAAGGGAGTATTAACCGCCGTCCATAATGTAAACTCCATTCTTGGCCCAGAGATCATAGGCATGGATGTTAGGCTCCAGCGGGAGATCGACCTGAGCATGATCGAAATTGATGGCACTGATTCCAAATCCAATCTGGGTGCTAATGCTATCTTAGGTGTAAGTATGGCAGCAGCCAGAGCAGCAGCAGATTCCTTAAAAATACCATTATATCAATATCTGGGAGGCACAAATTCATTTACATTGCCCGTACCTACCCTTAATGTACTTAATGGCGGTCAGCATGCAGGTAATGATCTTGCCATCCAGGAATTCATGATCCAGCCAAAAGGAGCAGAGACATTTCATGAAGCAATAAGATGGGCAGCTGAGACCTATCATGCTTTAGGTGATATACTTAATAAGAAATATGGGAGTAGTGCAACCAATGTGGGATATGAAGGTGGGTACGCACCTCCTGTCAACCAGACAAGTGATGCACTAGATGCAATATTAGAAGCTATCGAAGAAGCAGGATACACGGAAGATGATATTACCATAGGCATTGATGCTGCAGCTTCTTCATTCTACGAAGATGGTATTTACCATATCGATGAAAGAGAATTAACCAGTATTGAATTGTTGGATTATTATGTCGACCTGGTACATACATACCCGATAATACTTATTGAAGATGCTTTCCAGGAGGAGGCATTTGATGATTTCGCTGCCCTCACCATGGAACTGCCAGATACAATAATTGTGGGCGATGATCTTTTTGTTACAAACGTTGAACGTCTTAACCATGGTATTGAAATGGGTGCGTGCAATTCCTTACTGCTTAAATTGAACCAGATAGGTAGTATTAGTGAAGCATTTGATGCTGCTACTACTGCACAGCGAAACGGTTATAGCGTAGTAGTAAGTCACCGCTCTGCAGAGACAGAAGATAATACAATATCAGATATATCTGTGGCTCTGGGTGCAGAATTAATAAAGACGGGAGCACCGGCCAGAAGCGAGCGCACAGCTAAATACAACCAGCTCATGCGTATTGAAGAAGAGTTAGGTGAAGCTGCGTTTTATGTGAGGATATAA